One part of the Glycine max cultivar Williams 82 chromosome 14, Glycine_max_v4.0, whole genome shotgun sequence genome encodes these proteins:
- the LOC100804414 gene encoding transmembrane 9 superfamily member 12 codes for MGVPTWRKPVIYWVCLFVIINAFVQISNAFYLPGSYMHTYSNGDPIYAKVNSLTSIETELPYSYYSLPYCKPLGKIKKSAENLGELLRGDQIHNSPYLFHMNVNQSIYLCITTALNENEVKLLKQRTRDLYQVNMILDNLPVMRFANQNGIKIQWTGFPVGYTPPDGSADYIINHLKFTVLVHEYEGNGVEIIGTGEEGMGVISEADKKKVSGYEIVGFQVTPCSVKRDPEVMTKLHMYDNIYSTNCPSELDKYQPIKEQERISFTYEVEFVKSDIRWPSRWDAYLKMEGSRVHWFSILNSLMVIFFLAGIVFVIFLRTVRRDLTRYEELDKEAQAQMNEELSGWKLVVGDVFREPDGSKLLCVMVGDGVQILGMAAVTIVFAALGFMSPASRGMLLTGMIILYLFLGIAAGYVSVRLWRTIKGTSEGWRSISWLSACFFPGIAFIILTGLNFLLWGSKSTGAIPISLYFELLFLWFCISVPLTLIGGFMGTKAQQIEYPVRTNQIPREIPARKYPSWLLVLGAGTLPFGTLFIELFFILSSIWLGRFYYVFGFLLVVLLLLVIVCAEVSVVLTYMHLCVEDWQWWWKSFFASGSVALYVFLYSINYLVFDLQSLSGPVSAILYLGYSLLMAIAIMLSTGTVGFLMSFYFVHYLFSSVKID; via the coding sequence ATGGGGGTGCCAACTTGGAGAAAACCAGTGATCTACTGGGTTTGCCTTTTCGTCATTATCAATGCGTTTGTACAAATTAGCAATGCATTTTATCTTCCGGGAAGCTACATGCATACTTACTCAAATGGAGATCCGATATATGCCAAGGTTAATTCATTAACTTCTATTGAGACCGAGCTTCCCTACAGCTACTACAGTCTCCCTTACTGCAAGCCCCTtggtaaaataaagaaaagcgCTGAGAATCTTGGAGAGCTCCTCAGGGGAGATCAGATTCATAACTCTCCCTACCTTTTCCACATGAATGTTAATCAGTCAATCTACCTCTGTATTACGACCGCCTTGAATGAGAATGAGGTAAAGCTACTGAAACAAAGAACTCGTGATCTGTATCAAGTAAATATGATCCTTGACAATTTGCCTGTTATGAGGTTTGCCAATCAAAATGGGATTAAGATCCAGTGGACGGGGTTCCCTGTTGGCTACACACCACCTGATGGTAGTGCAGATTACATCATTAACCATCTCAAATTCACGGTCTTGGTTCATGAATATGAAGGAAATGGTGTTGAAATCATTGGGACTGGGGAGGAAGGTATGGGTGTTATTTCTGAAGCTGACAAGAAGAAGGTATCCGGATATGAAATTGTTGGCTTTCAGGTTACCCCTTGCAGTGTTAAGCGCGACCCTGAAGTCATGACAAAACTCCACATGTATGACAATATCTACTCGACAAACTGTCCATCTGAGCTAGACAAGTACCAACCGATTAAAGAGCAAGAGAGGATATCATTTACATATGAAGTTGAGTTCGTGAAAAGTGATATAAGATGGCCATCGCGTTGGGATGCTTACTTAAAGATGGAGGGCTCCCGGGTGCATTGGTTCTCCATCCTAAATTCATTGATGGTGATCTTTTTCCTAGCCGGTATTGTCTTTGTCATTTTCTTGAGAACTGTAAGAAGGGACTTGACTCGGTATGAGGAGTTGGACAAAGAGGCACAAGCTCAGATGAATGAGGAGCTTTCTGGATGGAAGCTTGTTGTGGGTGATGTATTTAGAGAGCCTGATGGTTCGAAGCTTCTCTGTGTGATGGTTGGGGATGGGGTTCAGATTCTTGGAATGGCTGCTGTGACTATTGTTTTTGCAGCCCTGGGTTTCATGTCACCAGCTTCCAGGGGTATGCTGCTTACCGGgatgataattttatatcttttccTGGGAATTGCTGCTGGATATGTCAGTGTACGTCTATGGAGGACCATTAAGGGAACCTCGGAAGGGTGGAGATCCATTTCCTGGTTATCTGCATGCTTTTTTCCTGGAATTGCTTTTATTATTCTAACAGGACTGAATTTTCTTCTCTGGGGCAGCAAAAGTACTGGTGCTATTCCCATTTCCCTGTATTTTGAGTTGCTCTTCCTCTGGTTCTGCATATCAGTTCCACTTACCCTCATCGGAGGATTTATGGGGACAAAAGCTCAGCAAATTGAATATCCTGTGCGAACTAACCAGATTCCTAGGGAGATTCCTGCACGTAAATATCCGTCATGGCTTCTTGTTCTTGGTGCAGGAACTCTTCCATTTGGAACCCTTTTCATTGAGCTTTTCTTTATCCTTTCCAGTATCTGGCTTGGGAGGTTCTATTATGTATTTGGTTTCTTGTTGGTTGTTCTTCTATTGCTGGTTATTGTTTGTGCTGAAGTGTCAGTGGTCCTCACATATATGCATCTTTGTGTGGAAGATTGGCAGTGGTGGTGGAAGTCATTCTTTGCTTCAGGCTCTGTTGCTCTTTATGTCTTCCTGTACTCCATTAACTACTTGGTTTTCGACCTGCAGAGTTTGAGTGGACCTGTCTCAGCTATACTTTATCTCGGCTATTCCCTGCTCATGGCAATTGCAATCATGTTGTCAACTGGAACCGTTGGCTTCCTTATGTCATTTTACTTTGTGCACTACTTGTTCTCATCAGTAAAGATAGATTGA
- the LOC100784090 gene encoding PSI type III chlorophyll a/b-binding protein produces the protein MAAQALVSSSSLTFSAEATRQSLGPRSLQSPFGFSRKASFLVKAAATPPVKQGSDRPLWFASKQSLSYLDGSLPGDYGFDPLGLSDPEGTGGFIEPKWLAYGEIINGRYAMLGAVGAIAPEILGKAGLIPQETALPWFRTGVFPPAGTYNYWADSYTLFVFEMALMGFAEHRRFQDWAKPGSMGKQYFLGLEKGLGGSGEPAYPGGPFFNPLGFGKDEKSLKDLKLKEVKNGRLAMLAILGYFVQALVTGVGPYQNLLDHLADPVHNNILTSLKFH, from the exons ATGGCTGCACAAGCTCTTGTATCATCATCATCTCTTACCTTCTCAGCCGAGGCTACAAGACAAAGTCTTGGACCAAGATCACTCCAATCTCCATTTGGCTTCTCAAGAAAAGCCTCCTTTCTTGTTAAGGCAGCTGCTACTCCCCCTGTCAAG CAAGGATCAGACAGACCTTTGTGGTTTGCATCAAAGCAAAGTCTTTCCTACTTGGATGGCAG CCTTCCGGGTGACTATGGATTTGACCCTCTGGGACTTTCGGACCCTGAAGGAACAGGAGGGTTCATTGAGCCGAAATGGCTAGCATATGGTGAGATAATCAATGGTCGTTATGCAATGTTGGGTGCAGTTGGTGCAATAGCACCTGAAATTCTAGGCAAGGCTGGTCTGATCCCTCAGGAGACAGCACTCCCATGGTTCAGAACCGGTGTGTTCCCACCTGCAGGAACCTACAACTACTGGGCAGACTCCTACACACTGTTCGTGTTTGAGATGGCACTGATGGGATTTGCAGAGCACAGAAGATTCCAAGACTGGGCCAAACCAGGCTCTATGGGCAAACAATACTTCCTAGGACTAGAGAAGGGTCTTGGAGGTTCTGGTGAGCCAGCTTACCCAGGAGGACCTTTCTTCAACCCACTTGGCTTTGGTAAGGATGAGAAGTCCTTGAAGGATTTGAAGCTCAAGGAAGTGAAGAATGGAAGGTTGGCTATGTTGGCAATCTTGGGTTACTTTGTTCAAGCTCTTGTCACAGGTGTTGGCCCATACCAAAACCTCCTAGATCATTTGGCTGACCCCGTGCACAACAACATCTTGACCAGTCTCAAGTTCCACTAA